Proteins encoded in a region of the Triplophysa rosa linkage group LG14, Trosa_1v2, whole genome shotgun sequence genome:
- the zpld1b gene encoding zona pellucida-like domain-containing protein 1 translates to MEWICVSLLLFGGMPSALTQFNGFNCDPNYHSRFPSDRDISVYCGVQTITLKINLCPVLYSGYTDVDLVLNGRHGDVQCRGFINNNTFPTAMLFSISLSTLESCGNTLEVSTSQGYNAYGNSSMVQMGNISGYIDTPDPPTVISYLPGLLFKFSCSYPLEYLLNNSQLASSSAAISVKDNNGTFLSTLSLILYNDSTFSQLIYIPMTGLPLKTRVFAAVKATNLDRRWNVLMDHCYSTPSGNPNDEIRYDLFFGCYKDPQTTVFENGKSQMGRFAFEVFRFVKHKNQKMSTVFLHCITKLCRADDCPMLMPICGKRRRRDTLENHVVSGSASGDAVITAGPIITRSDETPTNNSHLVNSSSQKWDAVNSSLMSGVVVLGVMSLGLFILSLRLLRKPNPSSLTGVSSFR, encoded by the exons ATGGAGTGGATATGTGTTTCTCTTCTTCTCTTTGGTGGAATGCCTTCAGCTTTAACGCAGTTCAATGGATTCAACTGTGATCCGAACTACCACAGCAGATTTCCCA GCGACAGAGATATCAGTGTATACTGCGGTGTTCAAACAATCACGCTAAAGATTAACCTATGCCCTGTGCTATACTCTGGATACACTGATGTTGACCTGGTGCTGAATGGTCGCCATGGAGACGTTCAATGCAGAGGTTTCATAAACAACAACACCTTCCCCACAGCCATGCTCTTCAGCATCAGTCTGAGCACTCTGGAGTCCTGTGGGAACACGCTGGAG GTTTCTACATCTCAAGGCTACAATGCTTATGGAAACAGCTCTATGGTGCAGATGGGGAACATATCGGGCTACATTGACACGCCGGACCCTCCAACTGTCATCAGCTACTTGCCAGGTCTGCTGTTTAAATTCAGCTGTAGTTATCCTCTGGAGTACCTGCTCAACAACAGCCAGCTGGCATC TTCATCTGCTGCAATATCAGTAAAAGACAACAATGGTACCTTCCTGAGCACTCTTAGTTTAATTCTTTACAAT GACTCAACCTTCAGTCAGCTGATCTATATACCTATGACCGGCCTGCCTTTAAAGACCCGAGTGTTTGCTGCGGTTAAAGCTACTAATCTGGACAGGAG GTGGAACGTACTGATGGATCACTGTTACTCCACTCCCTCAGGGAACCCTAATGATGAAATACGCTACGACCTTTTCTTTGG GTGTTACAAAGATCCACAGACGACTGTTTTtgaaaatggaaaaagtcaaaTGGGCCGCTTTGCGTTCGAAGTCTTCCGTTTTGTGAAACATAAAAACCAGAAGATGTCCACTGTGTTCCTGCACTGTATTACAAAGCTGTGTCGAGCAGATGACTGCCCAATGCTAATGCCG ATCTGTGGAAAGCGCAGGAGGAGAGACACACTAGAGAATCATGTAGTGTCAGGTTCAGCCTCTGGGGACGCAGTCATAACCGCAGGCCCTATAATCACCAGAAGCG ATGAAACGCCAACCAACAATTCACATCTCG TGAACAGTTCCTCTCAGAAGTGGGACGCTGTGAACAGCAGCTTGATGTCGGGTGTGGTAGTGTTGGGAGTGATGAGTCTGGGTCTCTTCATCCTGTCCCTCAGGCTGCTCAGGAAACCAAACCCTTCTAGTCTGACAGGGGTCTCAAGCTTCAGATGA